In Babesia bovis T2Bo chromosome 3, whole genome shotgun sequence, the genomic window CATAGCGATAACACCTCAACCATATCCGGTAACAATCTACATCGTTAGAAGTGTTTTTTTTGTAAAacatattaaatgtgtaagcatGGTGTTTCATGGAATGTTCCCTGGTTGTGTAAAGACAACTCAAGTTTCAACGCTAAAGTAGTCACCAGAAGCTTTCTGCTCCTTGTCCTTGACGGAGTCGTACTTGTTGATACGTGGTCTGAAGTTAGCTTGGTCGCGGCGGAATGTGACATCCAGTGACTTCAGGAACCTGTTAAAACCGACAACTAATGGCTCGGGCGCAAGAGCAGTAGCGTGGACACTGGACATCTGTGAATTATACCAACAACTGACTTACCCCGGTTTGCCTTCAAAGACTATAACCCTGTCTGCAAGGTACGTGGCCATGATGAAGTCGTGCTCTACGATAAATGCAGTCTTCTTCTGATGTAGTATAAACCTGGATCACGTTAATCACTAAGATTGGTAACCATACCTCTTGATAACTCGACTTGCCATGATACGCTGCTCTGAGTCAAGGTATGCCGAGGGTTCGTCAATGAGATATATATCCGCGGGCTTTCCCAATACTAGAATCAACGCTACCCTCTGCAATTCACCACCAGATAAATTCTTCAGCTGTTGGTCGTACAGATCCTCTATTTGAAGCGGTTTAATAACATCGGTTTGGAACATCGGGCTGCCAAAAGCCTCCTtgatcttcatcatcaacagTTGCCGCAGTGTACCATCGAACTTAGCGGTGATGATCTGTGGCTTGTAGCTAATTGACAGCTTTGGCATTGCCTCGCCAGCTTCAGCATTATCTGCCGCTAGTATACCCGCAAGCATCTTAATAAAGGTGGTCTTACCAGTGCCGTTTTCACCTAACATGACAAGGATCTCGGAGTCGCAGAAGTCACCAGCAGACACCGTCAGTGAAAATGTGCCCAACGTCTTCTTCATTTCGGGGTATTTGTAATTATGTAGACGTTCGATTTCTTCCATGTCTACGTCAGTCGACATCCTAAAGCACAATGATTCCTCACGGAACCTAAGGTTTTCAGTTGGTACGAACCCATCCAGGAATATATTGATGCCTTCCCTTACACTGAACGGAGATGTCACAACACCGTATACCGATGGTCTTCCCCAAagacaacatatataatccGACATGTAGTCGAGTACCGACAGATCGTGCTCCACAACGATGACGTACTTGTCATGCTCAACAGTCTCTCTGATGACACGCGCTGCGATTATACGCTGCCTAATGTCTAAATAACTACTAGGCTCGTCGAACATAGTAACGTCACTGTCACATAAAACGGCAACACAAATGGCGAATCTTTGTAGTTCACCACCAGATAACTCCGATACCTGTCTATTTAGTAAATGTGCCAACTCCAAGGTGATTATGAGATCTTCAGCACGGCCTTTCTTGTCCTTTGCCTCTAAAATCTCACCAACGCGACCTGATACCTGGAAAAGATGTAACGTAACACTGGGCACATACCTGTCTAGGTATATTGTCAACATATTGCGGTTTGACTGCAGTTTTCATGCTATTCTCCAGAATCCTTGTAAAATAGCTCTGTAGTTCAGAACCACGgaaatattgtataatcTCTGGCCAGTCAGGCTCATTGTCAAATCTGCCAAGGTTAGGTTTTAATTTGCCGGAAAGTATCTTTAGCGCTGTCGACTTTCCAATACCATTGGTTCCTACTAGACCTAATATCTGGCCTGGTCTTGGCACTGGTAATCTATGTAGCTTGAATGTATTGGGACCAAAGCGATGGGTGGTATCCTTGCCGAGGTCTCGTGGCAAGTTAATAATAGTAATAGCCTCAAAGGGGCATTTCTTCACGCAGATACCACAACCGATACATAGCGTCTCCGAAATGAATGCGATTTTACTGGTGGGATCCGCTATAATACACTGTTTGCCTAGGTGGTTGTTAAAATTAGTCAAAATAGTACGAATAATGACATATAGACTTTCTAGATTAACACACCTGCTTTAGCAACTGGGCAATTTCGTTTACATTCTTGTCTGCATTTTTTAGGCTTGCACTTATCTGTTGACACTATAGCCACGCGAAGCTTACTTTCGGACATGGAGGCTCCTGAACCTCCGTGTCCCTTTCCCTGGCCTTTCATTTTATCTACCTAATGGATAGATATAAATGAGGCATTGGATAGATACTATTTAGTCgtggatataatataaaagtCTTCCAATACAGGGCGCATCAACAATGATGTGCCACACATCTACTTGAAAAATCTTTGAATCACTGTTTCGTAATGTTTTAAATACTATTTATCGCAATCTAAAATGATATAGGCCGACTATCATAGATTTGGTTATACATTAGCACTGCTAATGTCTTGATAATGGTAGTTCTTAGTTTGAATATTGAGATTATACGTGGAAAAAACGTTAATAGCGTTTACAAGTCGAAGGTAGTATAACCATTAGCGGGATATTTCCATTTTCGTTATCTAATTCTTGCTTTGTGCCTTGCTGTAATATAGTAGGCATAATACTGCAAAGTAGCCTTTTTTATGTCACGTAGTACGCAATAGCTATCTTCTATGCAGTCCACATCATAATGGACGATCTTACTCTGGGAGAGCTTAAGGCACTAAAGGAGAGCGCATCTGCCACTTCAGAGGTAGGCTTACTTAATACTGCTAATAATTCTTTAGCACCGCGATGACACAAATGAGGATGTGAATACCGAACGCGCGCCTTTAATTAAATCGCAAAAAACATCGCAAACGTCAGCACCCGTCAAAAAGCGCAGTAGCAAGGCGCCGGTTACACTTTCAAACGACGTTGCTTATAACCCATACCAAAAGCTTAAATTTGATACCAAGGGGGGTAAAAATAGAATGAAAGCACGTGACCCACGTTTTAGTGACTTTTCTGGCACGTTAAATGACGACTTGTTCAGGAAATCATATGCATTCCTGGGCGATATGCTGCAGGATGAAGTCAAGGAAATAAAATCGGCACTTCGCGTTAGTCAGCGTGCTGGTGTCAACAGTATAAAAACTGCCAATGCATTGAGAAACATCGCACatatgaacatatctaGCCTCTCTGACGCCAAACGTGCCCTTGATCGCTATACAACACAGCAGAAGCAGCTGAAGAGTGACCAGGCTTTACGTGATTTAAAGAAAGACTTAATTACTGAAGAGAAGCAGAAGATTGCAACAACATCGAAAACACCCTTTTATTATTCAACCAAGAAGGTTAAGAAGATGCTACGTGACAAGGAGCGTGATGCCATAGAGGCTGCTTTACAATCATCTGCTATTAATGCTGACGGCGCCGGTAAGATACACAAAAAGGTATCCAAAGAATCCCGGCGTAAGTTGACACGACAGAGACGTAGCGGTCAACTTGATGCCTTAAATAAGACTAGAGACTCGTAATAATATAGCTTGGTGTAATGTGTAGTCCCCCATTGTTAGTCGACATAACAGTCACTATTCACACGATGGAAGGCAGTGGCGCTTTGGCACGAATCCTAAAATGGAGGCGTGTGTTTCAGACTACTAAGTGGCCTCAACTAGGCAACGAGGTTGCTGAGGGACC contains:
- a CDS encoding ABC transporter family protein, which codes for MKGQGKGHGGSGASMSESKLRVAIVSTDKCKPKKCRQECKRNCPVAKAGKQCIIADPTSKIAFISETLCIGCGICVKKCPFEAITIINLPRDLGKDTTHRFGPNTFKLHRLPVPRPGQILGLVGTNGIGKSTALKILSGKLKPNLGRFDNEPDWPEIIQYFRGSELQSYFTRILENSMKTAVKPQYVDNIPRQVSGRVGEILEAKDKKGRAEDLIITLELAHLLNRQVSELSGGELQRFAICVAVLCDSDVTMFDEPSSYLDIRQRIIAARVIRETVEHDKYVIVVEHDLSVLDYMSDYICCLWGRPSVYGVVTSPFSVREGINIFLDGFVPTENLRFREESLCFRMSTDVDMEEIERLHNYKYPEMKKTLGTFSLTVSAGDFCDSEILVMLGENGTGKTTFIKMLAGILAADNAEAGEAMPKLSISYKPQIITAKFDGTLRQLLMMKIKEAFGSPMFQTDVIKPLQIEDLYDQQLKNLSGGELQRVALILVLGKPADIYLIDEPSAYLDSEQRIMASRVIKRFILHQKKTAFIVEHDFIMATYLADRVIVFEGKPGVHATALAPEPLVVGFNRFLKSLDVTFRRDQANFRPRINKYDSVKDKEQKASGDYFSVET
- a CDS encoding ribosomal RNA-processing family protein → MDDLTLGELKALKESASATSEHRDDTNEDVNTERAPLIKSQKTSQTSAPVKKRSSKAPVTLSNDVAYNPYQKLKFDTKGGKNRMKARDPRFSDFSGTLNDDLFRKSYAFLGDMLQDEVKEIKSALRVSQRAGVNSIKTANALRNIAHMNISSLSDAKRALDRYTTQQKQLKSDQALRDLKKDLITEEKQKIATTSKTPFYYSTKKVKKMLRDKERDAIEAALQSSAINADGAGKIHKKVSKESRRKLTRQRRSGQLDALNKTRDS